From the Bacteroidota bacterium genome, one window contains:
- a CDS encoding TIGR01777 family protein — MPTPSRILISGGSGFIGEHLRKLLSDQKIDYSVLSRNQQKLECPVFQWNPDKLEMDPKALDGVDTIVNLAGVGIADGRWSAERKWEILQSRSKSTDTLYNALKSGNTKVKTVVSASATGYYGNSGLELMEEDNPPGKDFLGMTCLAWEQSVRRIEQLGIRVVILRIGFVLAQNGGALPVMKIPVKFFVGSALGSGRQFISWVHIEDVCRAILHVSSDSNVRGVYNLTAPAPVSNKEFIKTLAKTMHRPFWPISVPSFLLRILLGEKSEIVLHGQRVSSEKLQQTGFQFMHVDLLKCMQLILDKGSN, encoded by the coding sequence ATGCCCACTCCGTCAAGAATTCTGATTTCCGGTGGTTCCGGTTTCATCGGCGAACATCTCCGAAAGCTGCTTTCTGATCAAAAAATTGACTATTCTGTACTTAGCAGAAACCAGCAAAAGCTGGAATGCCCTGTTTTTCAATGGAATCCTGATAAACTGGAAATGGACCCGAAAGCCCTGGATGGTGTTGATACCATCGTAAATCTCGCCGGTGTCGGAATTGCAGATGGCAGATGGTCGGCAGAACGTAAATGGGAGATCCTCCAAAGCCGGAGTAAAAGTACCGATACTTTATATAATGCACTCAAATCCGGCAATACCAAAGTGAAAACTGTCGTTTCTGCCTCAGCGACTGGTTATTATGGCAATTCCGGACTTGAATTGATGGAAGAAGACAACCCGCCCGGAAAAGATTTTCTTGGAATGACCTGTCTGGCCTGGGAGCAATCTGTCCGCCGCATAGAGCAATTGGGGATTCGCGTTGTTATTCTTCGGATTGGATTTGTCCTTGCTCAAAACGGAGGCGCATTACCGGTTATGAAAATACCCGTGAAATTTTTTGTGGGATCGGCACTTGGTTCAGGACGACAGTTTATTTCATGGGTACATATAGAAGATGTGTGCAGAGCAATCCTGCATGTAAGTTCTGACTCAAATGTTCGGGGCGTATACAACCTCACCGCTCCGGCTCCTGTGTCAAATAAGGAATTTATAAAAACACTGGCTAAAACGATGCACCGTCCATTCTGGCCAATCTCCGTTCCCTCTTTTCTACTTCGGATTCTGCTCGGTGAAAAATCTGAAATCGTTTTGCACGGTCAAAGAGTCTCTTCCGAAAAACTACAGCAAACCGGTTTTCAATTTATGCATGTCGACTTATTAAAATGTATGCAATTGATTCTCGACAAAGGATCAAATTAA
- a CDS encoding WD40 repeat domain-containing protein has protein sequence MPLSITKIHTFKGHEGSVYTLEKSTSPELFFSGSSDRMVTEWNMINGMAPKGIVNVGSIIYAIRYIPERQLLLIGVSGGGMHVVDLEKKQEIKFLVHHKNGIFDIAYSATHNRVYTASGDGSIAVWSLDDFSLLYSIELCKEKVRSIQLKRDGTELAIASGDGMLRFFDPLSMELKLAFKAHDLSANTVYYHPVSDIIMSGGRDAHLNIWDARSYQLLESIPAHNYAIYGIAFSPDGKMAATASRDKTVKIWDASSFEILARIDKDKYDGHLNSVNKILWTEYNNYLVSAGDDRAVMVWKIED, from the coding sequence ATGCCTCTCTCCATCACCAAAATCCACACCTTTAAAGGCCACGAAGGCTCTGTCTATACACTTGAAAAAAGTACCTCGCCTGAATTGTTTTTCTCGGGGAGTAGTGACAGAATGGTAACCGAATGGAATATGATCAATGGTATGGCGCCAAAGGGGATTGTGAATGTTGGCTCTATCATATATGCGATACGTTATATTCCGGAGAGACAGTTATTGTTGATCGGTGTTTCCGGAGGAGGAATGCATGTTGTAGATCTGGAAAAGAAACAGGAGATAAAATTTCTGGTGCACCATAAAAATGGAATATTTGATATCGCATATTCAGCAACACATAACAGAGTGTATACTGCCAGCGGCGATGGCTCCATTGCGGTTTGGTCCCTGGATGATTTCAGTCTATTGTACTCGATAGAGCTTTGCAAAGAAAAGGTGAGGAGTATCCAGCTGAAGCGGGATGGGACTGAGCTGGCAATTGCCTCAGGTGACGGCATGTTGCGGTTCTTTGATCCTCTGAGCATGGAATTGAAACTTGCGTTCAAGGCTCATGACTTATCTGCTAATACTGTGTACTACCATCCTGTTTCGGATATAATTATGAGCGGAGGAAGGGACGCGCATTTGAATATCTGGGACGCCAGGTCTTATCAGTTGTTGGAATCCATCCCGGCACACAATTATGCGATTTATGGAATTGCTTTTTCTCCCGATGGAAAGATGGCTGCAACTGCAAGCAGGGACAAGACGGTTAAAATCTGGGATGCTTCTTCTTTTGAAATACTTGCCCGTATTGATAAGGACAAGTATGACGGGCACCTGAATAGCGTCAATAAAATCCTCTGGACGGAATACAACAACTATCTCGTTTCAGCCGGTGACGACAGAGCAGTGATGGTCTGGAAAATTGAAGATTGA
- a CDS encoding DUF4349 domain-containing protein — MKSKSNSLALLFILTFLLACNHADNFKQQATEVSVNAEASQVPPSIEQGNGSSPGKRKFIRTADLKFMVKDVSQATSVIEQTVREFDGFVIHTNLQSTIDNKNLIPVSADSSLETTTYTVNNGMILRVPNNRLDTTLKAIAALIDYLDYRTIKAEDVALQILTNKMTRERIQKSEGRILNGSLTNQQKVRPQIDGEDFVLNHEHEADEALLNNLSLEDRVNYSTINLSIYQRQVLRRVLIANDKNIEAFKPGLGSRIMAGFASGWVILENILVFFAEKWSIIVLLLLIVFIYRFLIRKTKTLQRAVE; from the coding sequence ATGAAATCCAAAAGCAATTCTCTTGCTCTCTTGTTCATTTTGACTTTTCTCTTAGCCTGTAATCATGCTGACAATTTCAAACAACAGGCTACCGAGGTTTCAGTAAATGCAGAAGCATCTCAGGTTCCACCCTCAATTGAACAGGGGAATGGATCATCGCCCGGCAAACGAAAATTCATCCGTACAGCCGACCTGAAATTTATGGTAAAAGATGTCAGTCAGGCAACTTCTGTCATCGAACAAACTGTCCGGGAATTTGATGGATTTGTGATCCATACAAACCTGCAGAGCACTATCGACAATAAAAACCTGATCCCGGTTTCAGCGGATTCTTCTCTGGAAACAACCACTTATACAGTCAACAACGGAATGATCCTCCGCGTACCCAATAACCGACTAGACACCACGCTGAAAGCAATTGCCGCGCTGATTGATTACCTGGATTACAGAACGATAAAAGCGGAAGATGTCGCCTTGCAAATTCTCACCAACAAAATGACAAGAGAACGCATACAGAAATCAGAAGGACGGATATTGAATGGATCGTTGACAAACCAACAGAAGGTCCGGCCTCAAATCGATGGGGAAGATTTTGTCCTGAACCATGAACATGAGGCGGATGAAGCCTTGTTAAACAATCTCTCTCTGGAGGACCGCGTGAATTACAGCACCATCAATTTGTCGATTTACCAAAGACAGGTATTGCGTAGAGTATTGATTGCGAATGATAAGAACATCGAAGCTTTCAAACCGGGCCTGGGCAGCAGGATCATGGCAGGTTTTGCATCAGGATGGGTGATCCTGGAAAACATTCTGGTTTTCTTCGCCGAAAAATGGAGTATTATCGTTCTCCTCCTGCTCATCGTTTTTATCTACAGGTTCCTGATACGAAAAACAAAGACTTTACAGCGGGCTGTAGAATGA
- the rpsB gene encoding 30S ribosomal protein S2 — protein sequence MSRVSYNDLLEAGAHFGHLKSKWNPKMAPYIFMEARGIHIIDLNKTVAKIDEAANAMKQIAKSGKKVLFVATKKQAKEIVSAGADKVNMPFITERWPGGMLTNFATVRKSVKKMTGFEKMATDGTFDNISKKERLQITRQKAKMEKFLGSIADLSRLPAALFIVDINKEHIAVAEAQKLNIPTFAITDTNTDPTQVDFAIPANDDATKSIALIVDTMVKAIEEGLAERKVDKEMEKEKEEEAELAGTDKVVAIADDEEETEGGAPAAPKAGATPRKRTTNRK from the coding sequence ATGTCCAGAGTTTCATACAACGATTTACTCGAAGCAGGTGCCCACTTCGGCCACTTAAAGAGCAAATGGAACCCGAAGATGGCTCCTTATATTTTCATGGAAGCCCGTGGTATCCACATCATCGACCTCAACAAGACTGTTGCTAAAATAGACGAGGCAGCGAATGCAATGAAACAAATTGCAAAGTCAGGCAAGAAAGTATTGTTCGTCGCTACCAAAAAACAGGCTAAAGAAATTGTGTCTGCAGGTGCCGATAAAGTGAACATGCCTTTCATCACTGAGCGCTGGCCCGGTGGTATGCTTACCAATTTCGCGACAGTGCGTAAATCGGTGAAGAAAATGACCGGTTTCGAGAAAATGGCGACCGATGGTACTTTTGATAACATCTCCAAAAAAGAGCGTCTGCAAATTACCCGTCAGAAAGCGAAAATGGAGAAGTTCCTCGGAAGTATCGCCGACCTCAGCCGTCTGCCTGCAGCTTTGTTCATCGTTGACATCAACAAAGAACACATCGCTGTTGCTGAAGCTCAGAAACTCAACATCCCGACTTTCGCCATCACTGATACAAATACAGATCCAACTCAGGTTGATTTTGCAATTCCTGCAAATGATGACGCGACTAAATCCATTGCCCTCATCGTTGATACAATGGTAAAGGCAATCGAAGAAGGTCTTGCTGAGCGTAAAGTGGACAAAGAAATGGAAAAAGAGAAGGAAGAAGAAGCTGAATTGGCAGGTACCGATAAAGTTGTCGCTATCGCTGATGATGAAGAAGAGACAGAAGGCGGAGCACCGGCAGCACCAAAAGCAGGAGCAACACCACGCAAGAGAACAACAAATCGTAAGTAA
- a CDS encoding DUF3857 domain-containing protein has translation MLKRFLSATLLLTSIFLIAKADSDEEKKIKAEIWNNAPPDFKVTQIPQKWENESAVIIATQLDYALKGSNEKVFSHHRVKLLDKAAVKEFSELSFNEKSLSTNLFGKANSYSFVGVKIIKANGTEKEVDLSKAVKADSDSKKEMKFAVPDLEVGDIIDYFSAGKQDYKGYTPPDIYENFLFEGEYPVMKRMVQFHLPKSNTFFSKVYNGAPDFVKSEEGKQVTYSLVDTMRNKSEDLLWTFDHRTSPEIRYFKSDYYSSGITSKAESYVSGYDPNLSNIGFIMDYFEENFKNETDERKIVTELFYLLRNPLYLQAYFYIEPDHPMYIDYDGDLFFRLINKVLIKKKISHNIMLLPSAEVGPLAEHLNLSTCDAVIRVNTTPPMYIGRVAPFLMVNEVPASLEGMEGVVGSVWPRKFPDNDHSKSVPTSTMEKNTTVTTMNVSLNSGDNSKLDVKRNTVSKGHNKRAHQYIAVTNYDYLKAYDQPKYQAKSSHLMSSILKKYNEEKQKLEQRQAQDYNTRDNKLKEDIESSMEVKVSDYKNFKLKSLGMWEESPNVEYADDFTIENVTKKAGPNYILELPKLIEQQTEVKEKQKQRDRDIYMNYARSFVNEINFTIPDGYSVEGLENLNKEVKNNTGGFIATAKVEGNTLKITTKKYYNSNYFPKSDWPKMVDFLNAAVDYTKAKVLLKKK, from the coding sequence ATGCTGAAACGTTTTTTGAGTGCAACACTGTTGCTAACTTCTATTTTCCTGATCGCGAAAGCCGACTCGGATGAAGAGAAAAAAATAAAAGCCGAAATCTGGAACAATGCTCCGCCGGATTTCAAAGTTACACAGATACCCCAAAAATGGGAAAACGAATCTGCTGTAATCATCGCTACACAGCTGGATTATGCTTTGAAAGGCAGTAACGAAAAAGTCTTCTCTCACCATCGCGTGAAATTATTGGATAAGGCGGCGGTGAAGGAATTTTCCGAATTGTCATTCAATGAAAAATCTTTAAGCACCAATCTTTTTGGCAAAGCGAACAGCTATTCCTTTGTCGGTGTAAAAATCATCAAAGCCAACGGCACCGAAAAGGAAGTCGATCTCAGCAAAGCTGTAAAAGCGGATTCTGACAGTAAGAAAGAAATGAAATTCGCGGTTCCCGATCTGGAAGTAGGCGATATCATCGACTATTTCTCCGCGGGAAAACAGGACTACAAAGGATATACTCCTCCCGATATTTATGAAAATTTTCTTTTTGAAGGAGAATACCCTGTGATGAAGAGAATGGTTCAATTTCACTTGCCCAAATCGAATACCTTTTTCAGCAAAGTTTACAATGGAGCACCCGATTTTGTAAAATCAGAGGAAGGAAAACAAGTGACTTATTCGCTGGTGGATACCATGCGAAATAAATCCGAAGATTTGCTCTGGACATTTGATCATCGCACCAGTCCTGAAATACGCTATTTTAAATCTGATTATTATTCTTCCGGCATAACAAGTAAAGCAGAATCTTATGTTTCAGGCTACGATCCGAACCTTTCCAACATTGGTTTCATCATGGATTATTTTGAAGAAAATTTCAAAAATGAAACCGACGAACGAAAAATAGTAACTGAGTTGTTCTACCTGTTGCGTAACCCTTTGTATTTACAAGCATATTTCTACATCGAACCCGATCATCCGATGTATATTGATTACGACGGAGACTTGTTTTTTCGTCTGATCAACAAAGTGCTCATCAAAAAGAAAATCAGTCACAACATCATGCTGTTACCAAGCGCGGAAGTTGGTCCTTTGGCTGAACATTTAAACCTGAGTACTTGCGATGCTGTCATCCGGGTGAACACTACACCTCCGATGTACATCGGCAGGGTTGCTCCATTTTTAATGGTCAATGAAGTGCCGGCGAGCCTGGAAGGAATGGAAGGAGTTGTCGGATCCGTATGGCCGCGAAAATTTCCGGACAATGATCACAGTAAATCGGTGCCCACCTCTACCATGGAGAAAAACACCACTGTCACCACAATGAATGTGAGCCTCAATTCAGGTGACAACTCGAAGCTGGATGTCAAACGGAATACTGTTTCCAAAGGACATAATAAACGAGCGCACCAGTATATCGCTGTTACCAATTATGATTACCTCAAGGCTTATGATCAACCAAAATATCAGGCCAAGAGCTCTCACCTGATGTCTTCGATTCTAAAAAAGTACAATGAAGAAAAACAAAAACTGGAACAAAGACAGGCGCAGGATTACAACACACGTGACAACAAGCTGAAAGAAGATATTGAGAGCAGCATGGAAGTAAAAGTAAGTGATTACAAAAATTTCAAACTGAAATCCCTTGGCATGTGGGAAGAATCTCCCAATGTTGAATATGCTGATGATTTCACCATTGAAAATGTCACCAAAAAAGCAGGTCCAAATTACATTCTTGAGCTTCCGAAATTAATTGAACAACAAACAGAAGTAAAAGAAAAACAAAAACAGCGTGACCGTGACATTTACATGAATTACGCCCGTTCATTTGTCAATGAAATTAATTTCACGATCCCGGATGGCTATTCCGTGGAAGGTCTTGAAAATCTCAACAAGGAAGTGAAAAACAATACCGGTGGTTTTATTGCAACAGCTAAAGTCGAAGGAAATACATTAAAGATCACCACGAAGAAATATTACAACAGCAATTATTTTCCAAAAAGTGATTGGCCGAAAATGGTTGACTTTCTGAATGCCGCCGTGGATTATACAAAAGCAAAAGTTTTATTGAAGAAAAAATAA
- the frr gene encoding ribosome recycling factor translates to MLDNNKLLNDTKVHMQKAIEHLELELSKIRAGRANPAMLDSVHVDYYGTNTPLSQVANVSTPDAKTIVIQPWEKSMVGPIEKAILAANLGFTPQNDGVVVRINVPALTEERRKELVKKTKGEAEHCRVAIRNIRRDANEHIKKESKSVPEDIVKDLEDRIQKMTDQFIAMVEKHLEAKDKEIMTI, encoded by the coding sequence ATGCTGGACAACAATAAACTTCTGAATGATACCAAAGTGCACATGCAAAAAGCAATCGAGCACCTTGAACTGGAATTGTCAAAAATCCGTGCAGGCCGTGCCAATCCTGCCATGCTGGATAGCGTACATGTAGACTATTATGGAACCAATACTCCGTTGAGCCAGGTTGCCAATGTCAGCACCCCTGACGCGAAAACAATCGTTATTCAACCCTGGGAAAAATCCATGGTTGGTCCGATTGAAAAAGCGATACTTGCAGCCAATCTCGGATTCACACCGCAGAATGATGGTGTGGTTGTACGTATCAATGTACCTGCACTCACAGAAGAACGCCGGAAAGAACTGGTGAAGAAAACTAAAGGTGAAGCTGAACATTGCCGCGTTGCCATCCGCAATATCCGCAGAGATGCGAACGAACATATCAAGAAAGAATCAAAATCAGTTCCGGAAGATATTGTAAAGGATCTCGAAGACAGAATTCAGAAGATGACTGATCAGTTTATCGCCATGGTTGAAAAACACCTGGAGGCGAAGGATAAGGAGATTATGACGATTTGA
- the rplM gene encoding 50S ribosomal protein L13: MDAVSYKTVSVNAKSANKTWVLVDASDMVVGRLSSEVAKILRGKNKTCYTPHADCGDYVIIINAEKIRFTGNKMNDKEYVHYTGYPGGQRFATPTEWMRKNPALILENAIRGMLPKNSLGREIFRNLHVYVGSEHPHSAQKPTPVKIS; the protein is encoded by the coding sequence GTGGACGCAGTGAGCTATAAAACTGTTTCGGTTAACGCCAAATCAGCAAACAAAACCTGGGTACTGGTTGATGCCAGCGACATGGTCGTAGGCCGTCTTTCTTCCGAAGTGGCTAAAATCCTTCGTGGGAAAAATAAAACCTGTTATACCCCGCATGCGGATTGTGGTGACTATGTCATCATCATCAACGCAGAGAAGATCCGTTTTACCGGAAACAAAATGAACGACAAAGAATACGTACACTATACGGGTTATCCGGGTGGTCAGCGTTTCGCGACGCCAACGGAATGGATGCGCAAGAATCCTGCGTTAATCCTTGAGAATGCCATTCGTGGCATGCTGCCGAAGAACAGTCTCGGCCGTGAAATCTTCCGTAACCTTCATGTTTACGTCGGAAGTGAGCATCCGCATTCTGCTCAGAAACCTACACCAGTTAAAATCTCCTAA
- a CDS encoding SPASM domain-containing protein — MNTHPRDILNLLSKLSFRRLTNAGSVVASYYWSRISGKALHPALPISISIEPTTSCNLRCPECPSGLRSFTRPTGMLQPEFFRKVIDEVNDRVLYLTFYFQGEPFLNPAFLDMVNYAAGKKMYTATSTNAHYLDDEMAKRTVESGLDRLIISIDGTTQETYEQYRIGGKLEKVLEGTRNIVKWKKQLNKSTPYLVFQFLVVKPNEHQTEEVKKLAKEMGVDDVAFKTAQVYDYENGNALIPDNGKYSRYRQQSDGTYTIKNKLLNHCWKLWHSCVITWDGNIVPCCFDKDAGHKMGNLGTQNFREIWNNESYQLFRNSLMKSRKEIDICKNCSEGTRVWAE, encoded by the coding sequence ATGAATACGCACCCCCGGGATATCCTGAATCTGTTGTCAAAACTCAGTTTTCGTCGATTGACGAATGCCGGTTCTGTCGTGGCAAGCTATTACTGGTCCCGTATTTCCGGAAAAGCGTTGCATCCTGCTTTGCCGATAAGCATCTCTATCGAGCCTACCACATCCTGTAATCTTCGTTGTCCTGAATGCCCGAGTGGTCTCCGTTCTTTTACAAGACCGACAGGAATGTTACAGCCTGAATTTTTCAGGAAGGTGATTGACGAGGTAAACGACAGGGTTTTGTATCTCACATTTTACTTCCAGGGTGAGCCTTTTCTAAATCCGGCATTCCTAGATATGGTAAACTATGCCGCCGGGAAAAAGATGTACACCGCGACATCTACGAATGCGCACTATCTCGATGATGAAATGGCAAAACGTACAGTTGAATCAGGCCTGGACAGATTGATCATTTCGATTGATGGTACAACGCAGGAAACGTATGAGCAATACAGGATAGGAGGGAAGCTTGAAAAAGTACTGGAAGGAACGAGGAATATCGTGAAGTGGAAAAAACAATTGAACAAAAGTACGCCTTACCTTGTTTTTCAATTCCTGGTAGTGAAGCCCAATGAACATCAAACGGAAGAAGTGAAGAAGCTGGCAAAGGAAATGGGAGTTGATGATGTCGCTTTTAAAACGGCTCAGGTATACGACTATGAAAATGGTAATGCCCTTATTCCGGACAATGGAAAATATTCACGATACAGGCAGCAGTCTGACGGAACCTATACCATTAAAAACAAACTGTTGAATCACTGCTGGAAATTGTGGCACTCCTGTGTGATCACCTGGGACGGAAATATTGTACCCTGTTGCTTCGATAAAGACGCCGGACATAAAATGGGCAACCTCGGAACCCAAAACTTCCGGGAAATCTGGAACAATGAATCCTATCAACTATTTCGCAATTCACTAATGAAAAGCCGGAAGGAAATTGATATCTGCAAGAATTGCTCTGAAGGCACACGTGTTTGGGCGGAGTGA
- the rpsI gene encoding 30S ribosomal protein S9 codes for MAIIHAIGRRKTSIARVYVDLGNGNIKVNDRDFKEYFPTGPLQYILTQAQTAVNAKEMYDINATVDGGGIKGQAEAIRLAIARCLVKANEEHKSALRKEGLLTRDPRMVERKKPGQKKARKRFQFSKR; via the coding sequence ATGGCTATTATCCACGCTATTGGTAGAAGAAAGACCTCGATTGCCCGTGTCTATGTAGATCTCGGCAACGGAAACATTAAAGTTAACGATCGCGATTTCAAGGAATATTTTCCAACGGGTCCGCTGCAATACATTTTGACACAGGCACAGACTGCTGTCAATGCAAAAGAGATGTACGATATCAACGCCACTGTTGATGGAGGAGGAATCAAAGGTCAGGCTGAAGCGATTCGTCTGGCGATTGCACGTTGCCTCGTGAAAGCGAATGAAGAACACAAATCCGCTCTTCGTAAAGAAGGACTGCTGACACGTGACCCACGCATGGTGGAACGTAAGAAGCCGGGTCAGAAGAAAGCTCGTAAACGCTTCCAGTTCTCCAAACGTTAA
- a CDS encoding UMP kinase, with protein MKYKRILLKLSGESLMGEKEFGIDHDRLKKYSEDIKSVVNMGVEVAIVIGGGNIFRGVNNDVEDVIDRVQGDYMGMLATVINSMALQSALEKIGVSTRLQSAIKMEQICEPYIKRRAVRHLEKGRVVIFGAGTGNPYFTTDTAASLRAIEIGADVILKGTRVDGIYNADPEKYKDAVKYDTVTFDEVYEKGLKVMDLTAFTLCNENKVPIIVFDMNKPGNLIKVLDGESVGTLVEF; from the coding sequence ATGAAATACAAACGCATCCTTTTAAAACTCAGTGGAGAATCTTTGATGGGTGAAAAGGAATTTGGTATCGATCACGACCGTCTAAAAAAATATTCTGAAGACATCAAATCGGTAGTGAACATGGGCGTTGAAGTGGCGATTGTAATTGGGGGAGGAAACATTTTCAGAGGCGTGAACAATGATGTAGAAGATGTGATTGATCGCGTGCAGGGTGATTACATGGGAATGCTTGCAACAGTCATCAACAGCATGGCTTTGCAGTCGGCACTGGAAAAAATTGGTGTGAGTACACGCCTACAGTCGGCAATCAAAATGGAACAAATCTGCGAGCCTTATATCAAACGAAGAGCGGTACGACATCTTGAAAAAGGACGAGTGGTGATCTTCGGTGCCGGTACCGGGAATCCTTATTTTACGACTGACACAGCCGCTTCCCTGCGTGCTATCGAAATTGGTGCTGATGTAATCCTCAAAGGAACACGTGTCGATGGTATTTACAACGCGGACCCTGAAAAGTACAAGGACGCTGTCAAATACGATACGGTTACATTCGACGAAGTCTATGAAAAAGGATTAAAGGTGATGGATCTGACAGCCTTCACACTTTGTAATGAAAACAAAGTTCCGATTATCGTTTTCGACATGAACAAACCCGGAAACCTGATCAAGGTTCTCGATGGGGAATCTGTTGGAACACTGGTCGAATTCTAA
- a CDS encoding elongation factor Ts: MSTVAISASDVNKLRQQTGAGMMDCKKALTEANGDFEAAIDILRKKGQKIAANRQDREAKEGYVYGKVTADGKTGVVVAVCCETDFVAKNADFIKYGESILDLAIANKPATADDLKNLKLGNQTVGETLIEQMGKIGEKIDVVDYQLVNAEKVIVYNHPGNKLASMIGFSATSANLDEAGRDVAMQTAAMAPVAIDKDDVDAKTLEREIEIGKDQARQEGKPENMIEKIALGKLNKFYNEYTLLNQVFIKDEKKTVRQYLEGIDKNLKVTAMKRVKLG, encoded by the coding sequence ATGAGTACAGTAGCAATCAGTGCAAGTGACGTAAACAAACTCCGCCAGCAAACCGGCGCGGGAATGATGGATTGTAAAAAAGCCCTCACCGAAGCCAATGGAGATTTTGAAGCAGCAATCGATATCCTTCGTAAAAAAGGACAAAAGATCGCCGCTAACCGCCAGGATCGCGAAGCGAAAGAAGGTTATGTTTATGGTAAAGTAACAGCTGATGGCAAAACCGGAGTGGTTGTTGCAGTTTGCTGCGAAACTGATTTCGTAGCAAAAAATGCTGATTTCATTAAATACGGTGAATCTATCCTGGATCTCGCGATTGCAAATAAACCTGCAACTGCTGATGACCTGAAAAACCTGAAACTCGGTAACCAGACTGTAGGCGAAACCCTCATTGAACAAATGGGCAAAATCGGTGAAAAGATCGATGTGGTTGACTACCAACTGGTGAACGCTGAAAAAGTGATCGTTTACAATCACCCGGGCAACAAACTTGCTTCCATGATTGGATTTAGTGCTACTTCAGCGAACCTTGACGAAGCAGGACGTGACGTTGCCATGCAAACTGCAGCGATGGCTCCTGTAGCTATCGATAAAGACGATGTTGACGCAAAAACACTTGAGCGTGAAATCGAAATCGGTAAAGATCAGGCTCGTCAGGAAGGTAAACCTGAAAATATGATCGAGAAAATCGCTCTCGGTAAACTGAACAAATTCTATAACGAATATACCCTGCTCAACCAGGTCTTCATTAAGGACGAAAAGAAAACAGTCCGCCAGTACCTCGAAGGTATCGACAAGAACCTCAAAGTCACTGCAATGAAGCGGGTGAAATTAGGATAA